A region from the candidate division WOR-3 bacterium genome encodes:
- the dnaK gene encoding molecular chaperone DnaK — MANEKIIGIDLGTTNSCVAVVEGNEPVVIPNPDGERTTPSVVGFTKQGERLVGLLAKRQQTTNAKNTIYSIKRFMGRRMEEVNRERDLVPYEIIDGGAAGVKVSAMGKEYTPQEVSSMTLQYLKKSAEDYLGTKISKAVITVPAYFNDAQRQATKDAGRIAGLEVMRIINEPTAAALAYGLDKKKNQKIAVYDLGGGTFDISILEIGDGVFEVISTNGDTHLGGDDFDQRIVDFVAEEFIKTDGIDLRKDPQALQRLREASEKAKRELSTSLERPIQLPYITADSTGAKHLDITLTRAKLESLVEDLVKKTLRPCEQALYDAKLSPADVDEVILVGGMTRMPKVQETVSNFFSKEPHKGINPDEVVAIGAAIQGAVLAGDVKDVLLLDVTPLSLGIETLGGVMTKIIERNTTIPTKKSQIFSTATDNQTSVTIHVLQGEREMASDNRTLGRFDLISIPPAPRGIPQIEVTFDIDADGILHVSAKDLATSREQKIRIEAGTGINEDEINRMVREAKEHETEDKEKKKLIEAKNQADNLIYTIEKTMRENSSSVTTEEKNQILFSIEELKKAIASNDLISINNAISTLTTNFNPIAQRLYQQEAKQNAPEQGEPEKTEQNKDSSESDADFEVINDGQQK, encoded by the coding sequence ATGGCAAACGAAAAAATAATCGGCATAGACCTCGGGACGACAAATTCCTGTGTTGCGGTCGTTGAAGGCAACGAACCTGTAGTAATTCCAAATCCGGACGGGGAAAGGACCACTCCTTCTGTAGTCGGATTCACAAAACAGGGCGAAAGATTAGTCGGCCTCCTGGCAAAAAGACAGCAGACCACCAACGCTAAAAACACAATATATTCAATAAAAAGATTTATGGGAAGACGCATGGAGGAAGTGAACAGGGAAAGAGACCTTGTGCCGTACGAAATAATTGACGGCGGCGCTGCCGGAGTAAAAGTATCCGCTATGGGAAAAGAATACACGCCTCAGGAAGTATCATCCATGACACTGCAGTACCTGAAAAAATCGGCAGAAGACTACCTGGGTACAAAAATCTCAAAAGCGGTAATTACCGTACCCGCATACTTTAATGACGCACAGAGACAGGCCACTAAAGACGCAGGCAGAATTGCGGGATTGGAAGTTATGAGGATTATCAACGAACCAACGGCAGCTGCTTTGGCTTACGGCTTGGATAAAAAGAAAAACCAGAAAATCGCCGTGTACGACCTTGGAGGCGGCACTTTCGACATAAGCATTCTTGAAATCGGTGACGGGGTTTTTGAAGTGATATCAACTAACGGTGACACTCACCTCGGCGGGGACGACTTCGATCAGAGGATTGTCGATTTTGTCGCTGAAGAATTCATCAAAACCGACGGTATCGATCTCAGAAAAGACCCTCAGGCTTTGCAGAGGCTCAGAGAAGCCTCTGAAAAAGCGAAACGCGAACTATCCACCTCGCTCGAAAGACCGATACAACTTCCGTACATTACAGCAGACAGCACTGGCGCCAAACATCTCGACATAACGCTGACAAGAGCTAAATTGGAATCACTCGTCGAAGATCTCGTCAAAAAAACTCTCAGGCCCTGCGAACAAGCCCTTTACGACGCTAAACTTTCACCCGCCGACGTTGACGAAGTAATCCTCGTCGGTGGAATGACGAGAATGCCGAAAGTTCAGGAAACGGTGTCGAATTTCTTTTCCAAGGAACCTCACAAAGGTATAAATCCCGACGAAGTGGTGGCTATAGGAGCCGCTATACAGGGAGCGGTTCTGGCAGGAGATGTAAAAGATGTTCTCCTCCTCGACGTCACTCCTTTATCGCTCGGAATAGAAACCCTCGGCGGGGTCATGACAAAAATAATCGAGAGAAACACGACAATACCGACAAAAAAGAGCCAGATATTCAGCACCGCAACAGACAATCAGACAAGTGTGACTATTCACGTCCTTCAGGGAGAAAGAGAGATGGCTTCCGACAACAGGACCCTGGGAAGATTTGATTTAATAAGCATACCCCCCGCACCGAGAGGTATACCTCAAATCGAGGTCACGTTCGATATCGATGCGGACGGAATCCTGCACGTCTCGGCAAAAGACCTGGCGACATCGAGAGAGCAAAAAATAAGAATAGAGGCCGGAACTGGCATAAACGAGGACGAGATAAACAGAATGGTCAGAGAAGCAAAAGAGCACGAAACTGAAGACAAGGAAAAGAAAAAACTGATTGAAGCGAAAAACCAGGCCGACAACCTCATATATACGATAGAAAAGACTATGAGAGAAAATTCATCCTCTGTAACTACTGAAGAAAAAAACCAGATCCTTTTCAGCATAGAAGAACTGAAAAAAGCCATTGCGAGCAACGACCTTATCTCAATCAACAACGCCATCAGCACTTTGACGACCAATTTCAATCCGATAGCCCAAAGGCTGTATCAGCAGGAAGCAAAACAAAACGCCCCTGAACAGGGTGAACCCGAAAAAACCGAACAAAACAAGGATTCGTCCGAAAGCGACGCGGACTTCGAAGTGATAAACGACGGTCAGCAGAAATAA
- the dnaJ gene encoding molecular chaperone DnaJ: MQSHNAQKKRDYYEVLGIARTASEDEIKKSYRSLAKKYHPDLNKGDEKQAAEKFKEISEAYEVLMDKNKRAQYDRFGHEGLSQSFGQNGFSMRDFTHMDDLNDIFGSFGGLEDILGSFFGASPGFRNKKQRNPFSPQRGKNIEISLKMHLKEMNSEILKTISLSRHEKCEDCSGAGYKDKNDKQKCSVCQGSGYVKKSVNTMFGRMVSTTTCHKCGGSGSEIKNPCTKCLGEGVLSVSSKVEINLPAGIIPEEGPYVLRGEGNAGKSGGDRGDLIINIQEIPDDIFLRSGRNVLCRFPVSMNALATGDKIKVPTIEGDVLMTIPQGTQTGHVFRLKNKGLPHPRKNQRGDQLVEVVAWTPQNMSKKAKDLFKELGGEIAENTPPPSRKLFNID, encoded by the coding sequence TTGCAAAGTCACAACGCACAGAAAAAAAGAGACTATTACGAAGTTCTCGGCATAGCGAGAACCGCTTCCGAAGACGAAATCAAAAAATCGTACCGTTCTCTCGCAAAAAAATACCATCCCGACCTCAATAAAGGCGACGAAAAACAAGCGGCTGAAAAATTCAAGGAAATCAGCGAGGCATACGAAGTGCTGATGGATAAAAACAAACGCGCACAATACGACAGGTTCGGTCACGAGGGACTTTCCCAGAGCTTCGGTCAAAACGGATTCTCCATGAGAGATTTCACTCACATGGACGATCTGAACGACATATTTGGAAGTTTCGGTGGCCTGGAAGACATTCTCGGATCTTTTTTCGGAGCTTCACCCGGTTTCAGAAACAAAAAACAGAGAAATCCTTTCTCTCCCCAAAGAGGAAAAAACATTGAGATTTCTTTGAAAATGCACCTGAAAGAGATGAATTCAGAAATCCTGAAGACCATATCTCTTTCAAGGCACGAAAAATGCGAGGACTGTTCGGGTGCCGGTTACAAGGACAAAAACGACAAACAGAAATGTTCCGTTTGCCAGGGCTCCGGCTATGTTAAAAAATCCGTCAACACAATGTTCGGAAGGATGGTATCTACGACGACATGCCATAAATGCGGCGGATCGGGTTCAGAAATCAAAAATCCCTGCACCAAATGTCTCGGCGAGGGAGTTCTCAGCGTATCGTCCAAAGTCGAAATAAACCTGCCAGCCGGCATAATCCCTGAAGAAGGCCCCTACGTCCTTAGAGGTGAAGGAAACGCCGGAAAATCCGGCGGAGATAGGGGCGACCTCATTATAAACATCCAGGAAATACCCGACGACATCTTTCTGAGGTCGGGTAGAAATGTTCTTTGCAGGTTTCCGGTCAGTATGAACGCACTCGCGACGGGAGATAAAATTAAAGTCCCGACTATCGAGGGAGACGTATTGATGACTATACCCCAGGGCACTCAGACGGGGCATGTATTCAGGTTGAAAAACAAAGGGCTCCCCCATCCGAGAAAAAATCAAAGAGGAGATCAGCTCGTTGAAGTGGTCGCCTGGACTCCTCAAAATATGTCAAAAAAGGCCAAAGATCTTTTCAAAGAGCTCGGGGGAGAAATCGCTGAAAACACACCTCCACCTTCGAGAAAACTATTCAACATAGATTGA
- a CDS encoding 16S rRNA (uracil(1498)-N(3))-methyltransferase gives MFDDDESRHAKKSCRLNRNEPFFVTDGKGCLVKAVFGDKERKHSNLSRITEIIDTSDFPEKKIALTVACSVVDGKRFEDVVSKTTEVGASEIQPIISDRSQKFVLKADRLFKIAVSAIKQSGRVYLPEIRRPITLSDFLRRRSFVPNECCYMEKENCGKKNNDMSSVRVILIGPEGGWTDEEIELFCRNGFRRLSLGFTTLRVETAATIGTALAIDAQINSKGLK, from the coding sequence TTGTTTGATGACGACGAATCCAGGCACGCAAAAAAATCCTGCAGGCTCAATAGAAATGAACCCTTCTTCGTAACTGACGGCAAAGGATGTCTGGTTAAAGCTGTCTTCGGTGACAAAGAAAGAAAACATTCAAACCTGTCGAGAATAACTGAGATAATCGATACATCTGATTTTCCGGAGAAGAAAATCGCATTGACGGTGGCCTGTTCGGTTGTAGACGGAAAGAGATTCGAAGATGTGGTCTCAAAAACAACAGAAGTCGGAGCGAGCGAGATCCAGCCGATAATATCGGACAGATCGCAGAAATTTGTCCTCAAAGCGGACAGGCTTTTTAAAATAGCTGTTTCCGCCATAAAACAATCAGGAAGAGTTTATCTTCCTGAAATAAGGAGACCGATCACTCTTTCTGATTTTCTGCGCCGGCGCTCATTCGTTCCAAACGAATGCTGTTACATGGAAAAAGAGAACTGCGGAAAAAAAAATAACGACATGAGCTCCGTCAGAGTCATTTTAATCGGTCCCGAGGGCGGATGGACTGACGAAGAGATCGAATTGTTCTGCCGAAACGGTTTCAGACGGCTTTCTTTGGGATTTACAACATTGCGAGTCGAAACAGCAGCGACAATAGGCACTGCCCTGGCAATAGACGCACAAATAAATTCAAAGGGATTGAAGTGA
- the wecB gene encoding UDP-N-acetylglucosamine 2-epimerase (non-hydrolyzing), with translation MKKKIAIVSGTRPNIVKIAPLLKQHLSSYEHLIDIELFHTGQHYDFSMHGTFFEDFSLPLPDHIFEIRDMKTSAQIGAVMTELEKAFEKKNPDAVLVVGDVNSTLAAAITSSKMGIFLVHLEAGVRSFDMSMTEEQNRVVVDLLADLLLSPTKTAVFNLEKQGISKSSVKLVGNILAESLLKFNHKDSERENFGLMTLHRPFNVDDEQNLERIILTIGKNTDVPVIFPVHPRTAKNIINIDIPENIRISEPMSYSEFIGSLSKCAFVITDSGGVQTEATILKTPCVTLRKNSEWPETIETGTNVLLEDPSGIKVALKEASQKSLSATLPLFWDGEVSRRIWESVIAAL, from the coding sequence GTGAAAAAAAAGATTGCGATCGTATCCGGGACCAGACCAAACATAGTAAAAATCGCTCCTCTTCTGAAGCAACATCTGTCTTCTTACGAACATCTTATTGACATCGAGCTTTTTCACACGGGTCAGCATTATGACTTCTCAATGCACGGAACTTTTTTCGAAGATTTTTCACTTCCTCTTCCCGATCACATATTTGAAATCCGGGACATGAAAACATCTGCACAGATAGGCGCAGTGATGACTGAGCTCGAAAAAGCTTTCGAGAAAAAAAATCCGGACGCGGTTCTGGTCGTAGGAGACGTCAATTCGACTTTAGCCGCCGCGATCACTTCGTCGAAAATGGGCATTTTTCTTGTGCACCTCGAAGCCGGAGTCAGATCTTTCGACATGTCTATGACTGAAGAACAGAACAGGGTGGTAGTCGATTTGCTGGCCGATTTACTGCTCTCGCCAACGAAAACTGCTGTTTTCAATCTCGAAAAACAGGGGATCTCGAAATCCTCGGTAAAGCTCGTCGGCAACATTCTGGCAGAATCTCTTCTCAAATTCAATCATAAGGACTCCGAAAGGGAAAATTTTGGATTGATGACGCTTCACAGGCCTTTCAATGTAGACGACGAGCAAAATCTTGAAAGAATCATTTTAACCATAGGAAAAAACACGGATGTTCCCGTGATTTTCCCCGTTCATCCGAGAACTGCAAAAAACATTATTAACATTGATATCCCCGAAAATATACGTATTTCAGAACCGATGTCTTACTCAGAATTCATAGGGTCACTGTCTAAATGTGCTTTTGTTATTACAGATTCGGGCGGAGTTCAAACCGAAGCGACCATTCTCAAAACGCCCTGTGTCACTTTGAGAAAAAACTCAGAATGGCCCGAAACAATCGAAACCGGAACCAACGTCCTTTTGGAAGATCCGTCAGGTATAAAGGTCGCGCTCAAAGAAGCTTCGCAAAAATCCCTGTCAGCGACACTTCCACTGTTCTGGGACGGTGAAGTGTCGCGAAGAATATGGGAATCGGTTATCGCGGCTCTGTAA
- a CDS encoding ankyrin repeat domain-containing protein, with the protein MKKNLSLKFLPLAIIVFACFSCGVRISQETNEWMNNLYDVSSYPEGKERYGYALRMAADEGETSIAQELLSAGADVNSQDEWGWTPLHYATREGYQDIVVMLINSGADLTLRGKTSVDENTAGYWTSLHLAAYNGRYEVSKLLLDRGSDVNSRVWSDSGDTPLHLVARGGYFEVISLYLDRGASVNARNEFGETPLFAASEYGNLIAVQELIMSGAAVDISDYNGVTPLHMASNYGHLLVVKELIAKGADVNAEKENGWTPLHYAAREGYADIVKLLLESGAKISAEGKTSIDEIVVGYWTPLHLAAFNGESGIISLLLESGADVNSIARGDSAVAPLHLAAAEGYAETVKILIENGADVDVRNVKQWTPLHYASQYGHADIVESLLSAGAHVNLKNDEQHTPLYYAEEAGHTEIQNLLKGKGGVLQ; encoded by the coding sequence ATGAAAAAAAATCTCTCGTTGAAGTTTCTGCCGCTTGCTATCATTGTCTTCGCCTGTTTTTCATGCGGCGTGAGAATCAGTCAGGAAACGAACGAATGGATGAACAATCTCTACGACGTTTCTTCTTATCCTGAAGGCAAAGAGAGATACGGTTACGCTTTGAGAATGGCCGCGGATGAAGGTGAAACATCGATAGCACAAGAGCTTTTGAGCGCAGGCGCCGACGTAAACTCCCAAGACGAGTGGGGTTGGACTCCTCTTCATTATGCCACGAGAGAAGGATACCAGGACATCGTTGTCATGCTTATAAATTCTGGTGCAGACCTGACGTTGAGAGGAAAAACATCGGTCGACGAAAACACAGCGGGATATTGGACGTCTCTTCATTTGGCCGCATACAACGGCAGATACGAGGTTTCAAAACTGCTTCTCGACAGAGGATCCGATGTTAACTCGCGTGTCTGGAGCGATTCCGGAGACACACCTCTTCATCTGGTCGCCAGAGGAGGATATTTTGAAGTGATCAGTCTTTATCTGGATAGAGGGGCAAGCGTGAATGCCAGGAACGAATTCGGTGAAACGCCTCTTTTTGCCGCTTCGGAATACGGCAACCTGATAGCTGTTCAGGAGCTTATAATGAGCGGAGCGGCTGTGGATATTTCGGATTACAACGGAGTCACGCCGCTTCATATGGCTTCTAACTACGGACATCTGCTCGTTGTCAAAGAACTCATCGCCAAAGGCGCCGACGTTAACGCAGAAAAAGAAAACGGCTGGACACCTCTGCATTATGCCGCCAGAGAAGGATACGCGGACATAGTGAAGCTGCTATTGGAATCAGGGGCAAAAATCAGCGCTGAGGGAAAAACTTCAATAGACGAAATTGTCGTCGGTTACTGGACTCCGTTGCATTTAGCAGCCTTCAATGGTGAAAGTGGAATAATATCATTGCTTTTGGAATCCGGAGCTGATGTCAACAGCATAGCCAGGGGTGATTCTGCTGTAGCCCCCTTACATCTCGCCGCCGCGGAAGGATACGCGGAAACGGTTAAAATCCTGATTGAAAACGGAGCCGACGTCGACGTCAGAAACGTAAAACAGTGGACGCCTCTTCATTACGCTTCACAGTACGGACATGCGGACATTGTTGAATCTCTTTTGTCCGCCGGGGCTCATGTTAACTTGAAAAACGACGAACAGCACACACCGCTGTATTACGCCGAGGAGGCCGGTCACACGGAAATTCAGAATCTGCTCAAGGGAAAAGGCGGCGTTCTGCAGTAG
- the hisC gene encoding histidinol-phosphate transaminase, translating into MKYKARKIIKKIEPYVPGKPLEEVARQLGIKDEIVKLASNENPLGPSPVAVQCIREILNDLNYYPDDNVYYLKEKLSSIYDIPHNCITVTNGSAELIVLAIMSHLDKMHGIVMGWPCFIIPKIASCFVEAPVKSIPVKNNYCHDFETMISSVDGKTRILYLDNPTNPLGTMLDPDEIDHLLKKTPDHVLVMLDQAYEDYLPEELKIPVKSLLEKRENLLILRTFSKIYGLAGLRIGYGISNSQIAENISKVRVPFNVNSLAQKAAIHALDDLDHIRKSKSLNDEETRFLSSELKNRKFEVLDYFANFITFNFGDDVSDVFSHLQKKGVITRPLKSYKISNLLRVTTGTRRQDEKFLAALDNFKS; encoded by the coding sequence ATGAAATACAAGGCGAGGAAAATAATAAAAAAAATCGAACCGTACGTGCCCGGGAAACCTCTGGAAGAAGTCGCGCGACAGCTCGGGATAAAAGATGAAATCGTGAAACTGGCATCAAACGAAAATCCCCTCGGACCCTCGCCGGTAGCTGTTCAGTGCATAAGAGAAATTTTGAACGACCTGAATTATTATCCTGACGATAATGTTTACTATCTCAAGGAAAAGCTATCTTCTATTTACGACATTCCTCACAATTGCATCACAGTGACAAACGGCAGCGCAGAGCTTATAGTTCTTGCTATCATGAGCCATCTTGACAAAATGCACGGTATTGTGATGGGTTGGCCGTGTTTCATAATCCCTAAAATAGCCTCCTGTTTTGTTGAAGCGCCTGTCAAGTCAATACCTGTGAAGAATAACTACTGTCACGACTTCGAGACCATGATCTCTTCAGTAGACGGAAAGACCAGAATCCTTTACCTGGACAATCCCACCAATCCTCTGGGCACAATGCTTGATCCCGATGAAATTGATCATCTTTTGAAAAAAACGCCTGATCACGTTCTCGTCATGCTTGATCAGGCATACGAGGATTATCTCCCTGAAGAACTGAAAATCCCTGTCAAATCACTGTTAGAGAAAAGAGAGAATCTTCTGATCCTGAGAACCTTTTCAAAAATATACGGACTTGCCGGCCTGAGAATAGGATACGGGATATCTAACTCACAGATTGCAGAAAACATATCCAAAGTCAGAGTTCCTTTCAACGTCAATTCCCTGGCCCAGAAAGCGGCGATTCACGCCCTCGACGACTTGGATCACATAAGAAAATCAAAGTCTCTCAACGATGAAGAAACCCGCTTCCTTTCGTCAGAACTTAAAAACAGAAAATTCGAAGTTCTCGATTACTTCGCTAATTTTATCACTTTCAACTTTGGAGATGACGTTTCCGACGTCTTTTCACACCTTCAAAAAAAAGGAGTTATAACAAGACCTTTGAAATCATACAAAATCAGTAATTTGCTGAGAGTGACAACCGGCACGAGAAGGCAGGACGAGAAATTTCTTGCTGCTCTCGATAATTTCAAATCATGA
- a CDS encoding DNA translocase FtsK 4TM domain-containing protein, translating to MSVFLEILKAVGKILLFSAAGVVGFYLIYRILKYFFFRAVNLPKKIWKDLSAIGFFAFSLYVLTAFVSNSFFAEKNLSGFFGKWISSWCFYLFGWQSYVFLAALFILAWKLCANAWSQQSQKSDSRIYALTAFLITTAFTSMSILGMFKIPGKKPVDNYTDYLASGQLGQIIADYGTAFLGRTGFVLTVLIFFLTTSVLATGFDAVKIFFLIKKLLIFANKRFKKYPVKKKREKHNLKTTGNVSKTEPAPHLIKNPPAEQTEDIPDEQISFEPGDYGDFIDNAFQDRIMSLFDEQSTGDATPPAPENKLAAALESKLADFNIIGKVTNVETGPVITTLEYLPEPGIKLSKISSLSDDMAMAMHAEKVRIVAPIPGKSVVGFEIPNKSKSTVYLKSILLDQSFQTSPQALTIALGVTTSNQPTVADLSQMPHLLVAGTTGSGKSVCINSIICSLISRISPKNLRFILIDPKRIELSIYNGIPHLVRPVIVEPKHAPQILNSLINWMDLRYKDFGKLGVRNITAYNKKAPADQSKPYIVAVIDELADLMMTTGKIVEDSLIRLAQMSRAVGIHLILATQRPSVNVITGLIKANFPARIAFKTSSQIDSRTILDGPGAEKLLGKGDMLFSSPGMGDVVRLHGAYLSTEEARRIVKFWARNHLEKTLRGKIRHFSKIAELAVREDSVLDAITDPEQTPGAEEILERFVFSAARLTGAEKESIAEALSSINYYPTVKEQEESPLPDFYPEEIETSDTGVDGLDTLYEQAKEFVLRTRVASVSAIQRHFKVGYARAGRIIDQLENNGIVGPHQGSKSRDVFTEKEFK from the coding sequence ATGAGCGTTTTCCTCGAAATACTAAAAGCAGTCGGAAAAATACTACTGTTTTCAGCCGCCGGAGTCGTTGGTTTTTATCTGATATACAGAATTTTAAAATACTTTTTTTTCAGAGCCGTCAATCTTCCGAAAAAAATATGGAAGGACTTGTCGGCAATCGGTTTTTTTGCTTTTTCTCTTTATGTGCTCACAGCTTTTGTTTCAAATTCGTTTTTTGCCGAAAAAAACTTGTCGGGATTCTTCGGCAAATGGATTTCATCCTGGTGTTTTTATTTGTTCGGCTGGCAATCGTATGTCTTTCTTGCCGCATTGTTTATTTTGGCTTGGAAATTATGCGCAAACGCATGGTCCCAACAAAGCCAAAAAAGTGACAGCCGAATATACGCTTTGACAGCTTTCCTGATCACGACAGCATTTACATCCATGTCTATACTGGGAATGTTCAAAATTCCCGGCAAGAAACCGGTTGACAATTATACGGACTATCTCGCTTCAGGACAGCTGGGACAAATCATAGCTGACTACGGAACGGCGTTTTTAGGCAGGACGGGCTTTGTCCTCACAGTTCTTATATTTTTTCTGACAACATCAGTGCTCGCTACGGGTTTCGACGCCGTTAAAATCTTTTTTTTAATCAAGAAATTATTGATCTTTGCAAACAAAAGATTTAAAAAATACCCCGTTAAGAAAAAAAGAGAGAAACATAATCTAAAGACAACGGGCAATGTTTCTAAAACAGAACCGGCTCCTCATTTAATAAAAAATCCCCCTGCGGAACAAACCGAAGATATCCCGGACGAGCAAATCAGTTTCGAACCTGGCGACTACGGAGATTTTATAGACAATGCTTTCCAGGATAGGATAATGTCCCTATTCGACGAACAGAGTACCGGGGACGCTACTCCTCCGGCTCCGGAGAATAAACTCGCCGCAGCTCTCGAAAGTAAACTCGCGGATTTCAACATCATAGGCAAAGTCACAAACGTCGAAACCGGTCCGGTTATAACAACTTTGGAATATCTTCCCGAACCGGGTATAAAACTCTCGAAAATCAGCAGCCTTTCAGACGACATGGCAATGGCTATGCACGCAGAAAAAGTCAGAATAGTCGCCCCGATACCTGGAAAGTCAGTCGTAGGTTTCGAAATACCTAACAAGTCCAAATCGACAGTCTATCTCAAATCCATATTGCTCGACCAGTCTTTCCAAACCAGCCCGCAAGCACTGACCATAGCACTTGGCGTGACAACCTCTAACCAGCCGACAGTCGCGGACCTCTCCCAGATGCCCCATCTGCTGGTTGCCGGAACAACAGGCAGCGGCAAGAGTGTCTGCATCAATTCGATCATTTGTTCTCTGATTTCACGCATTTCACCGAAAAATCTGAGATTCATACTCATTGACCCCAAACGTATTGAACTATCAATATACAATGGCATTCCCCACCTCGTAAGACCTGTAATAGTTGAACCGAAACACGCTCCCCAGATACTCAATTCCCTTATAAACTGGATGGATTTACGCTACAAGGATTTTGGAAAACTGGGCGTCCGCAATATAACGGCTTACAACAAAAAAGCGCCGGCTGATCAGAGCAAACCTTACATTGTGGCTGTCATAGACGAACTGGCCGATTTGATGATGACGACAGGAAAAATAGTCGAGGACAGTTTAATCAGACTGGCGCAGATGTCTCGGGCAGTCGGGATACACCTGATTCTTGCAACTCAAAGACCTTCTGTCAACGTGATAACGGGTTTAATCAAGGCTAATTTTCCTGCGAGGATAGCTTTCAAGACCTCTTCCCAGATAGATTCACGGACGATTCTCGACGGTCCCGGTGCGGAAAAACTTCTGGGCAAAGGAGACATGCTTTTTTCTTCACCCGGAATGGGCGACGTCGTCAGGCTTCATGGGGCTTACCTGAGCACTGAAGAGGCAAGAAGAATTGTAAAGTTTTGGGCCCGCAATCATCTCGAAAAAACACTCCGCGGAAAAATCAGGCATTTTTCAAAGATAGCGGAACTGGCGGTTCGTGAAGATTCAGTGCTCGATGCTATAACTGATCCTGAGCAAACCCCGGGAGCCGAAGAAATTCTGGAAAGATTTGTCTTTTCAGCCGCAAGACTCACGGGCGCTGAAAAAGAATCCATTGCTGAAGCCCTGTCTTCCATAAATTATTATCCGACAGTAAAGGAACAGGAAGAATCCCCGTTGCCGGATTTCTATCCCGAAGAAATCGAGACCTCGGATACCGGCGTAGACGGCCTTGATACTCTATACGAGCAGGCTAAAGAATTCGTTCTTCGCACCAGGGTAGCCTCTGTTTCTGCGATTCAGAGGCATTTTAAAGTCGGTTACGCGAGAGCCGGCAGAATTATTGATCAGCTGGAAAACAACGGAATCGTGGGTCCGCATCAAGGTTCAAAATCGCGAGATGTATTCACTGAAAAGGAGTTCAAATGA
- a CDS encoding outer membrane lipoprotein carrier protein LolA: MIFFIFLLGFSPVTDSFFGYLGKIDYFSSEYEETVYDSLTESEFVFRGRIYLSRPSFFRMNVTYPEIQTLICDGDFLLVDIPSDENRLLIPLDDPQANLPRPEKFIFGTPEEFRETGVVGNDSTTLISLVPVSENDYFKKVEITFVTGKMTILSLKIFTEDYGVRFMKFSPGTQSFSPLNDSLFRI; this comes from the coding sequence ATGATATTTTTTATTTTTTTACTAGGATTTTCTCCGGTGACGGATTCATTTTTCGGTTATCTCGGAAAAATCGATTATTTTTCGTCCGAATACGAAGAGACTGTTTACGATTCTCTGACAGAATCAGAATTCGTCTTCAGAGGCAGAATATACCTTTCGAGACCGAGCTTTTTCAGGATGAACGTGACATATCCGGAAATTCAAACTCTGATTTGTGACGGAGATTTCCTTTTGGTGGACATACCGTCTGACGAGAACAGGCTCTTAATACCCCTTGACGACCCTCAGGCAAATTTACCGAGACCGGAAAAATTCATCTTCGGTACGCCGGAAGAATTCCGCGAGACTGGCGTCGTCGGGAACGATTCCACGACACTCATCAGCCTTGTACCCGTGTCAGAAAACGACTATTTCAAGAAAGTCGAAATCACTTTTGTCACAGGAAAAATGACAATTTTGAGTCTTAAAATATTCACGGAAGACTATGGCGTCAGGTTTATGAAGTTTAGTCCCGGCACTCAGAGTTTTTCGCCCCTCAATGATTCTCTATTCAGGATTTAA
- a CDS encoding RNA polymerase sigma factor produces the protein MENEIDFDNIYKSLWPKIYRICHRFVGETEAYDMAQEAFLKFYRAKAKFRGESSYYTYIYRIAVNLCLDRLKKESRLASIETFGNLLVDKKSEKEDPLISKRIAEAFGSLSKQRKAVIVLRILEGLSIRETAGIMNISEGAVKSHLFLAVREMSKKLDSLRSEIKNV, from the coding sequence ATGGAGAATGAAATCGACTTTGATAATATCTACAAATCGCTTTGGCCGAAGATTTACAGGATTTGCCACCGGTTCGTCGGGGAAACTGAAGCCTACGACATGGCTCAGGAGGCTTTTTTGAAATTTTACAGGGCAAAAGCTAAATTCAGAGGGGAAAGCTCCTACTACACTTACATATACAGGATAGCCGTTAATTTATGCCTTGACAGACTGAAAAAAGAAAGCAGATTAGCCTCCATCGAAACTTTCGGAAATTTACTCGTAGATAAAAAATCAGAAAAAGAGGATCCTCTGATATCTAAAAGGATAGCGGAAGCGTTCGGATCACTCTCAAAACAGAGAAAAGCAGTCATTGTTCTTAGAATCCTCGAAGGGCTGTCCATCAGAGAGACCGCGGGCATTATGAACATATCTGAAGGTGCCGTTAAATCTCACCTTTTTCTGGCGGTCAGGGAAATGAGCAAAAAACTGGATTCATTGCGATCGGAGATCAAAAATGTTTGA